The genomic interval ACGGCCATCGACGAGGTGAGGTTGAGCATGTCCACCGCGCCGCGGCCCCACACCTCACCGTCGACGAGCTCGCCGCCGAACGGGTCGCGGGACCACCCCTCCTCGTTGACCGGCACGACGTCGGTGTGGCCCATCAGGCACAGCGAGGGCGCCGACGGGTCCGAGCCCTCGATGCGCGCGACCAGCGACCGGCGTCCCGGCGTCGGCTCGAACGACTGCAGGCCGACAACGCCTTCGAGGTACGACGTGAGCACACCGGCACTGCGGTCCTCGTGGCCGGACTCGGCGCTGCCGTCGTTGACGCAGGCGTTGCGGATCAGCTGCTGCAGCAGCTCGACGGTGTCGCCGGTGCGGTCGGCCATGACGATCGCTCAGACCAGCGAGCGCAGCACCTCGCGGGTGCGCGCCATGTCGTCGCGCTCGCCGAACAGCGCCGCGTCGAAGTCGGTCACGCCGATGTCGGCGAAGCCCCGGATGCGTGCGGCGACCGCGTCCTCGTCTCCGATGATCGCAACGTCCTCGGGTCCGGCGGCACCTTCGCGGTCGAGCATCGCCCGGTAGGACGGCAGCTGCCCGTAGACCTTGAACACCTTGGCCGCCTGCTCGCGCGCGGCGCCGGCATCGGCGGTCACGCACACGGGGAGCGCCATGACGACCCGGGGAGCGGGCCGCCCCGCCTCGGCCGCGGCGGTGCTGATCGTGGGTACGACGTGGCGCTCGATCGTCTCCGGACCGGTCATCCACGTGGCGGTGCCGTCGGCGAGCCGGCCGGTGATCGACAGCATCCGCGGGCCGAGCGCCGCGACGATGACCGACGGCGGAGTCTCGTAGGCCCGCTCCAGCTGCGCGTGCACCCGGAAGAAGTCGCCGGAGAACGACACCGCACCCTCGCGGAGCAGCGGCACGAGGACCGAGAGGTACTCCTCCATGAACGACGCGGGCCGCTCCCACGGCAGGCCGAGCATGTCGGCGATCACGACCTGGTGCGACAGCCCGATGCCCAGAGCCAGCCGGCCGCCGCAGGCCTCGTGGACGCTCGCGGCCTGCTGCGCCATCGCGAACGGGTGGCGCGGCTGGGCCGGCACGACGGCGGTGCCGACCTCGATGCGGCCGGAGGTCTCGCGGCCGGCAATCGCGCAGGCGGTCAGCGCGTCGAGACCGAAGATGTTGGAGAACCACGCGTGGGCGAAGCCGTCGTCTGCCGCGCGGCCCACCTGGCGCACCGCGTCGTCGACCGTCCGCCCGCCTACACCGATGCCGATACG from Mycobacteriales bacterium carries:
- a CDS encoding M20/M25/M40 family metallo-hydrolase; the protein is MADRTGDTVELLQQLIRNACVNDGSAESGHEDRSAGVLTSYLEGVVGLQSFEPTPGRRSLVARIEGSDPSAPSLCLMGHTDVVPVNEEGWSRDPFGGELVDGEVWGRGAVDMLNLTSSMAV
- a CDS encoding TIGR03564 family F420-dependent LLM class oxidoreductase, which gives rise to MRIGIGVGGRTVDDAVRQVGRAADDGFAHAWFSNIFGLDALTACAIAGRETSGRIEVGTAVVPAQPRHPFAMAQQAASVHEACGGRLALGIGLSHQVVIADMLGLPWERPASFMEEYLSVLVPLLREGAVSFSGDFFRVHAQLERAYETPPSVIVAALGPRMLSITGRLADGTATWMTGPETIERHVVPTISTAAAEAGRPAPRVVMALPVCVTADAGAAREQAAKVFKVYGQLPSYRAMLDREGAAGPEDVAIIGDEDAVAARIRGFADIGVTDFDAALFGERDDMARTREVLRSLV